The sequence TACTCGATGTTGAACCGGTGGACCGAGGACGACGGCCTGCTCGACACGCTGGCGGAGGCCGGCGCGGGCTGCATCGCGTACAGCCCGCTGGCCCAGGGCCTGCTCACCGACCGCTACCTCGCCGGCATTCCCGAGGACTCGCGGGTGCGCACCAGCGTCTTCCTCAACGAGAGCGACCTGACCGAGGAGAAGCTGGCCACCATCCGCGGCCTGGGCCGGGTGGCCGAGCGGCGGGGGCAGACCCTCGCCCAGCTCGCCCTCGCCTGGGCGCTGCGTGACCCGCGGATGACCAGCCTGATCATCGGCGCGAGCAGCGTGGCCCAGTTGGAGGGGAACGTCGCCGCGGTGCAGAACCTCGACTTCACCGCCGAGGAGCTGGCCGAGATCGACGGCCTGCTCGGCTGAGCCGCCCAGGCGCCCCGGCCGCCGTCCACCTCAGGTGGCGCGGCCGGGGCGCGGCGGCATGGGGGTCACCAGATGCGGCGGCGGCCGGCGCGGTGGTTGCGCACGTCGCAGGCGCGGCCGGTCGGAACGGTGCCGGCCCGGCGCAACCGCATGGCGACCAGCGCGGCGAGCAGCACGGTGACCGCCGCCGCCGCGCCGACCACCAGCCGGAGGCTGTCACCGCCGAGGCGGGTCACCGACGCCACGGGTACGCCCGGATCGCCCGGCACCGGCGCCGCGGTGAACCCGGGCACGGCCGTGCTGGCGGCGCGCGGCGCGACGGCCGGGCTGGCCGCTGCGGTGGGCGTGGCCCGCTCGGCGTCCCGGAACACCACATCGGAGCAGGAGTAGTAGCTGTCCGGGGTGTCGGAGTTCTGCCACACGGTGTAGATGAGGTGCCGCCCGGTCAGCCCAGCCGGCAGCCGGCCCGCCAGCTGGTACGACCCGTTGCGCAGCGGCGGGTCGGTCATCGTCAGGAACGGGCGCGGCGAGAGGTCCGTCCAGGTCAGCGCGCTCTGCGGGTCGTAGCCGGGGCGCGTGGCGTAGAGCCGGAAGGTGCCCTTGTGCGGGATGGTCCCCCGGTAGCGGAAGGTGAACTTGGCCCCGGCGGTCAGCTCCGTCGCGGGCCAGTCGGTGCGCGGCAGGTCCAACCCCCGGTACGCCGACAGCCCGCCGCTGCACAGCTCCCCGTCCGGGATCCGCTCCCGGTCCCGGCCGTTGACGCCGAAGACCCGGATGTTGTCCCACTCCCGTACCGCCGCTCCGGCCCGGACGGCGGCCCGGCAGGCCGGAGTCGCGGCGTGCGGGCCTTCCGGGCCGCAGGCCGCGGACCGGCTCAGCGGGCTGGTGGGCGCGCCGTGCGCGGCGGCGGGGGTCGCGGTCGGCAGGACGCTCGCGGCGACGGCCGCGAGGACGGCGAGCACTCGGCGTACGGTCATGATGGACCTCCCGAGCACTGGTACGGGCGGGAGACGCCAAAGGTTCGACCGGCGGCCGGGGGTGCCGGGGATCACGGTCCGCCATCGCCATTCCAACCTGGACTAGCCAGCCCCGGCATGCCGACGGTCAGGCCACGAGAGCCTTGGCCATGATGTGCTCACGGCGCACGCCGTCGGGCATGAGGTCGCCCAGCTCACCGGTGTCACGGAAGCCGTTGCGCCGGTAGAGCGCCCAGGCGTTCCGGTTGCCCTCCACCACGGCCAGGCGCAGGGTCTCCGCGCCCACCAGCCGAGCCCACTGCTCGACCGCCCGGACGAGGTGGTCGCCCACGCTCCGGCCACGTCCCACCGGCGCCACATACATCGAGATCAGCTCGACGACGCCGTCCTGAGCGGTCGGCACCCCGCTGGCCATTCCGACGGGCTGCCCGTCGAGCATCCCGATGATGTTGTACGAGCCAGGGATGGCCAGCCGACCGCGCCAGCGTTCCTCGCGGTCGCCCTCGCCCTGCCAGTCCGCCAGCCGGGAGCCGAACGCGTACGCCGCCTCCGCCAGCGCGGCGAGCCGCAGCTCCCGCCACATCTTCCAGTCGCCCTCGCTGAGCACCCGCGTCTCGATCTCGATCATGCGGGGAGGATGCCGTGGGTGCGGGGAGCGGGCAACCCGGTATCCGGTGACGAGGTGTGCCGACCGGCCCTGTCGGCCGGCGGCCACCTCCGTCGGCGGCGGTGCGGCATCATCCGCCGCTGATCGGGAAGAGCCGGGCGTGCGCCTTTCCGTCATCCGCATGCTGCTCGTCGCCGCGCTGGTGGCCTCGCCTACCGCGGCCGGGGCAGCCCGTGAAGAGACGATCCACGACCGGTTGGCCGGCACCGTCACGTCGACGGCTCCGGCGGGGGCTCGGCAGGTCACCATCCTGGGCTCGGGCGACATCCTGGTGCACCCACCCACCTGGCAGCAGGCCGGCGCCGACGCGGTCAAGGCCGGTCGGCCAGGTTACGACTTCGACCCGATATTCGCCCCCATCCGGCCCGCGGTCGAGTCCGCCGACCTGGCCATCTGCCACCTGGAAGCGCCCATGGGTCCCGGTGCGCCGGCGGACTTTCCCCGGTTCCGCGCCCCCACCGACCTGGGACCGGCCATCAGAACCGCCGGCTACGACACCTGTTCGACGGCCAGCAACCACTCCTTCGACCAGGGCGAGCAGGGCGTCTACGCCAACCTCGACGCGCTCGACGCCGCCGGGCTGAAGCACACCGGCACCTTCCGTAGCAGCGCCGCACAGGCCACCCCCACCATCTACCAGGTGAAGGGCGTCAAGATCGGGCACCTGTCCTGGGCTGCGCACTTCAACGGCCACCCGCCGCCACCGGACAAACCATGGCTGGCCAACCGCATCGACGTGCCCGCCATCAAAAAGGCCGCCGCAGCAACCCGCAAGGCCGGCGCGCAGATCATCGTCCTGTCCGTCCACTGGGGCACCGAAATGGAACACACCCCCGACCGGGACCAGGTGCGCTGGGCCAACGAGTTGATCGGCGACCCGGACATCGACCTGATCATCGGACACCACGCCCACGTCGTGCAGCCCTTCGAGAAGGTCGGCGGCAAGTGGATCACCTACGGCGTCGGCAACACCCTCGCCCGGCACGACTTTCCCAAGGACGCCAACCGCGAAGGCGTCCTGGCCAAGTTCACCTTCACCGAACAGGCCGACCGCCGATGGACCGTCACCCGGGCCGAGGCAATCCCCATCTGGCTCTCCCTCAAGCCCACCATCCGGGTCCTCGACCTCGCCCGGCTCCCGGCCGTCGACCGGCGGCGAGAGACGTACCGGGCCGCCATCGACCGGATCAGCGGCTACCTCGACGCCCGTGGGGGCATCAACGACGGCCTGCAGATCGCCCGCTGACCCCCCTTGTGGAGAGCCCGGTCGGTAGGCCGAGCCGGTCCCCGCCGTAGGGAGAGTTTGGGTGCCGGGGGTGGGGGAAGACACGAGCGCCGAGCGGGCCGGTCGGCTCGACCCGGCTGGACCGGCCCGTCCCGTCAGCGGCACCGTCGGTGCGGGCCTCGCCAGGACACCCGAGGAGGAGCGACGATGGCCGACGCTCGACGAAGCACGACCGGGGCCACCGCCAGGCCCACCAGCGCCCGGAAGGCCACCGGGGCCAGCAAGGCCCCGATGAACCGCAAGGCGGCGGCGAAGAAGGTCGCGGCCGCCACGAAGCGGGCCACCGGGGCGAGCGTGGCCAAGAGCCCGGGTGAGAAGCCCACCCCGACGACGGCGCGGGTGGCCCGGAAGAAGGCGACCTCCGCGACGGCCGGCCCGACCCGCACCCCGACCGCCAAGGCGGCCGCCGCCAAGAAGGCGCCCGCCGCCAAGAAGGCAGCCCCCGCGATGAAGGCACCCGGAACGAGGGCGGCGACGAAGAAGGCGCCGGCGAAGAAGGCCGCGGCTGCCCGCGCGCGGACGACCACGGCCACCCCGGCGCCGGCGAGGAAGGCCACCACCATGGAGTCCTTCGGCAACCGGCGCACGGCCCGCAAGACCAACCGCTGACGGTCCGCCGGTGCCGGGGCGGCACCGCCTCGGCCACGTCCGGTGACCTGCGGCACACGGCGGCCACGCTGCTGCTCGCCCGGGCTTGCCGGCCAGGGTGCTCATGGAACTCGTCGGTCACTGGCAGATCGACGTCACGTCGTGCCCACCCAGCTCGTGCAGGCCGTTGGTGCGATGGAGAGCGCGCTGTGGGGCGCGGGCCGGTAAGGTCGGCTACTTCTCGCATCGGATACGACGAAGGGCGCCCGTCATCTCTGACGAACGCCCTGGTCTCAAGGGTGGAGCCGAGGGGACTCGAACCCCTGACCCCCACACTGCCAGTGTGGTGCGCTACCAGCTGCGCCACGGCCCCTTGCTGTCGTCCCCGATGTCCCGGGCACGCAGAGAACTATACACACGCCGCCCGGCATGGTCATCTCGCGGGGTCACCACCCCGCCGCGGCTAGTTCAGTGCCACGTCGGGCGGGAAGTGGGCGACCGCCGCCATCATTCCGCCCTGCCTCCGCAGCACCATCGGCCACAGGTCGTCCGGCCGGTCGACGAAGGCGTCGCCCGGCAGCGCGTCGAAGACGAACCAGGAGCCGTCCGCGATCTCCTGCTCCAACTGGCCCGACCCCCACCCCGAGTAACCGGCGAAGACCCGGATGCCGCCGATGCCGTCGCGCAGCTTCTCCGGGTCGGCCGACAGGTCGACGGTGCCCACCGCGCCGGAGATCTGCTGGAAGCCCTTCAGCCGGCGCATCGGGTGCCGCATCCGGGCGAGGCAGATCGCCGAGTCCGGCTGCACCGGGCCGCCTTCGAACAGCACAGCGGGGTGCCGGGCCAGGTCGCTCCAGTCACCCAGCACGTCGGCGACCGGCACCTCGGTCGCCCGGTTGAGCACCACGCCGAGCGCCCCGCCGGCCTCGTGGGCGACCAGCAGCACCACCGTGCGGTCGAAGTTCGGATCCTTGAGGGCCGGGGTGGCGACCAGCAGCCGCCCGGTCATCGACTCCATGGCTCGACCGCCGATCGCCCGTCCCTCCTCCTGCATTTCGGACACCGTCAGCCGCGCGCCGGGTCGTGGAACCGGTTGCCGTCGGCCATCCGCGCTGTCACCGCCATGCCTGGCACCATAGCCTGCGCCCGGGGCGGTGGCTAAGGTCTGACCGGCGGGTGATCGAGCGGAAACGAGGGAGGGTCGATGGGGCCGACGGCGGACATCGCGGTGATCGGCGGGTCGGGGCTCTACGCGCTCCTGGACGGCGCCACCGAGCACGTGGTCGAGACGCCGTACGGGGCGCCCTCGGACCCGATCACCCTCGCGGAGGTGGGCGGGCGGCCGGTGGCCTTCCTCCCCCGGCACGGCCGCGACCACCGCTACCCGCCGCACCTGATCCCGTACCGGGCGAATCTGTGGGCGCTGCGGTCGCTCGGGGTACGACAGGTCGTCGCCCCGTGCGCGGTGGGCGGTCTGCGTCCGGAGCTGGGCCCGGGTACCTTCGTGGTCCCCGACCAGCTGATCGACCGGACCAGCGGCCGGGCTCAGACCTACTACGACCGGGGTGCGGTGCACGTGCCGTTCGGCGACCCGTACTGCCCGGTCGGGCGGCGTACGCTGCTGGCCGCCGCGGCCGGCCGGGACGTGGCGGCGGTGGACGGCGGCACGGTGGTGGTGGTCGAGGGTCCGCGCTTCTCCACCCGCGCCGAGTCCCGCTGGTACGCCTCGATGGGCGGCACGGTGGTCAACATGACCGGCCACCCGGAGGCGGTGCTCGCCCGCGAGCTGGCCCTCTGCTACACCTCGATCGCGCTCGTCACCGACCTGGACGCCGGCGTGCAGGCCGGCGAGTCGGTCACCCAGGAGGAGGTGTTCCGGGTCTTCGCCGAGAACACCGACCGGCTGCGCGGGGTGCTGCTGGACGCGGTGGGCGCGCTGCCGACCGACCGGGACTGCCCGTGCGGGCACGCCCTGGACGGCATCAAGACCCCCTTCCCGCTGCCCTGACCGTCCCCGGCCGGGTGCGCCGAGCCCGGTGAGCGGGAAAGCGCCCGACTTGTCCGCCTTCCCCCGATAGATTCGGCAGGTCGGGGACCTCTGTCAGGGCGGGCGCCGGCACGCGCCGGGACAGGGAGGCGGGGGGCGATGGCGACCGTCCGGGACACCACGTACGAGCTGCTCCGCGCCCTCGGCCTGACCACCGTCTTCGGCAACCCCGGCTCCACCGAGCAACCGTTCCTGCGGGACTTCCCGGCGGACTTTCGCTACGTGCACGCCCTGCAGGAGGCATCCGCGGTGGCGATGGCCGACGGGTACGCGCAGGCGACCGGCCGCCCGGCGCACGTCAACCTGCACACCGCGCCGGGCACCGGCAACGGCATGGGCAACCTCGTCACCGCCTGGCACAACCGCACGCCGTTGATCGTCTCCGCCGGCCAGCAGAGCCGGGAGATGCTGTTGACGGAGCCCCGACTGACCAGCCGGGCACCGACCGAGCTGCCCCAGCCGTACGTGAAGTGGAGCTACGAGCCGGTCCGCGCGCAGGACGTCCCGGCGGCGTTCATGCGGGCGTACGCGAGCGCCGCCCAGCCGCCGGCCGGGCCGGTCTTCCTCTCCCTGCCGCTGGACGACTGGGACCAGCCGGCGGACCCGCCGCCCCAGGTGCGTACCGTGGCGACCCGGTTCGGGCCCGACCCTCGGCGGCTGCGGGAGTTCGCCGCGCTGCTGGCCGCCAGCCGCTCCCCGGTGCTGGTGCTCGGCGCGGCGGTGGACCGGGCCGCGGCCTGGCCGCTGGCGGTGGCGGTCGCCGAGCGGCTGGCCGCCCCGGTCTGGTCCGCCCCGGCGCCCGAGCGGGCCACGTTCCCGGAGCGGCACCCGCACTACCGGGGGGTGCTGCCGTTCGCCATCGCGCCGCTGGCGGAGAAGCTGCGCGGGCACGACACGGTGCTGGTCGTCGGCGCCCCGGTGTTCCGGTACTACCCGCACGTCCCCGGCGCGCACCTGCCCGACGGCACCCGGCTGCTGCACGTCACCGACGACCCGGACGAGGCCGCCCGGGCGCCGGTCGGCGACAGCCTGCTCGGCGACGCCGGGCTGACCCTCGCCGCGCTGCTCGATGTGCTGCCGGCGGCCGACCGACCGGCGCCGGAGCCCCGGCCGGCCGTGGAGCCGCCGGAGCCGGCCGACCCGCCGGACGCGGACACGCTCTTCGCCGCGCTGGCCGCCTGCTGGCCCACCGACGGGGTGCTGGTCCAGGAGTCACCGTCCAACCTGGCCGCGCTGCGCCGCCGGCTGCCGATGGTCCGGCCGGCGTCGTACTTCACCATGGCCAGCGGCGGGCTCGGGTACGGCCTGCCGGCGGCGGTCGGCATCGCCCTCGCCGAGCGGGACACCGGTCGCGGTCGGCCGGTGGTCGCGGTGATCGGCGACGGCTCGTTCCACTACTCGGTGCAGGCGCTCTGGACCGCCGCCCGGCTGCGCCTGCCGGTGGTCGTGCTGGTGCCGGTCAACCGGCAGTACGCCATCCTCAAGTCGTTCGCCGAGCTGAAGCACACCCCCGGCGTGCCCGGGCTGGAGCTGCCCGGCCTGGACATCACCGCGATCGCCCAGGGGTACGGCTGCGCCACCAGGGTCGTCGGCACGCCGGACGAGCTGCCCGCCGCGCTGGCCGACGCGCTGCGCGCGGAGGGCCCGACGGTGCTCCCGGCGCCGATCAGCGGCGAGCTGCCGAGGATCCTGTAGTCACCGCCCGTCGAGCAGCAGCGGCGCACCGCTCACCACGTCCAGCACCGGGCGGGCGCCGAGCGGCGCCTTGAGCGTCACGGTGACCGGCTCCAGCTTCAACATGGCGATGCAGGCGCCGGTGGACCGGATGACCCGACCACCCACGACGACCACGTCCGGGCGCTCCTGGACCAGCGGGGTGATCCCGGTGTCGCAGGCGCCGACGCCGAGCCGCACCGTCAGGCGGGCGTCCTCGACGGCGACCAGGTCGACCGCGCCGACGATGTCTCCGGGCGCGGGGCCGGTCGGCGGCTGCGGGTCCTTCGGCGCGGTCACGGCGCTCGGCGCAACGGCGAGCCGGGCCACCGGCGCGGTCAACTCCTCCACTGTGAAGAGCCAGGCCGGCACGTCGGCCACGCCCCGGCTGGTCCGCACCGAAGCGGTGCCGAGCTTCACCGCCGTGACGGTGAGCGGGATGCAGGCCGTGGCGACCGGGCTGCCGACCGACCCGTCGGGGCCGGGCTCGACGGTCGGCCCGGGGACCTTGGGCCGGCCCTCGCACGGTGGCGGGTCCCCCTGGTCGAGCTGCCGGTACGCTTCCGCCGCGCTGAGCAGCGGCACGGTCATCGTGCCGTCGGGGAACCGGATCGTGCCGGCGGCCGGTCGGTTGGCCGGCAGCTCGACCTGGTCTGAGTACCACCCGGCCTGGAACGCCGCCTTCGTGTGGGCGTTGAAGCCCGGATCGCCGGTGAGCACGGTCGCGTGCTGCAACGGCACGTACCCTGTCGACCAGACCGGGTCGGGGCGCCACGCCCCCGCGACCTCGGCGGCCCGCTGGTCGAAGGCCTCCCATCGGTGGTCCGGGGCACTCGCCGACGAACCGCCGGCGGACGGGCTGCCGCCGGCGGTCGGCCCGGCCGGGTCGGAGCCGGCCGGCGCGCAGCCGGCCGCGGTGACCACCAGGGGCAGGCCCAGCAGGGCGAGGAGTCGACGCATACGCACTTGGACGCCGCCCGGCACGGGCCGGTTCCCGCCGGTCAGGTCTCCCCGCCGAGGTCCGTCTGATACGCCTGCCAGAGCAGGTCCGCGCCGCGCTGCCGGTGCCGGGACAGCGCCCGCAGCAGGTCGTCGGTGCGCCGGCGCAGCTCCTCGGCGCACACCCCGGGCCGTTCCACGGTCCGCTGGAGGTCGGCCAGCGCCGCGACGATGGCCGCGTGCTCCCGGGTGAGCAGCCGGACGCCGCGGTGCAGCCGGGGCGCCTGGGCGAGCACCTCCGCGTAGAGGCCGGCCGGGCCCTCGGTGATCCGGACGTGTTCGGCGAAGCCCCGGCGGACCGGGGCGAGGTGGACGATGACCCGTTCCCGCCAGCGCGGCTCCCCCGGCGGTACGGCGAGCGCCCGGGCCAGGGCGGGCAGGTCGCCGGGCGGGCTGGGCCCGCGCGCTGCGGGCGGGCGGACCGCCGGCGGGGCGACGGACGGCTGCTGGATCGGACCGGTGGCCATGGGCACCTCCCGCGCTGCGTGCTACCGCGTACAGCGATGGTGAACCCCTGTTCGGGCGCTGTCCAGGGGGCTGGAAAGCCTCATTGGCCCCATCGGTCCCAACGGCCTCAGAAGTAGCCCGGAGACGACTGTGCGCCCCGGTCCGATGGACCGGGGCGCACATGAGGTGGTGGAGGTGCCGGGAATCGAACCCGGGTCCTTCGCCGGTTTGTCAGGGCTTCTCCGAGCGCAGCTCGCTATGCCTCTACTCGGCCCCACCGCTCACGCGAGCAAGTTGGTGTGACGGGCCCAGTCGCTGATTGATCTCGCCGCACGGACCCCGCGACCGGGTCCGATTGGCCAGCCTCCTAGCTGATGCCGGCTGACTGGGACGAAGGCGTTCCCAGGCCGACAGACTCACTACTCGCCTCAGGCGGCGAGAGCGAAGTCAGCGCGATTGTTCTTGGCGCTTATTGGTTTCCGACGAACGATTCTCGAGACGACGTCGGCTTCCTCGGCTCGCTTCCCCTGCCGCAACGTACGAAGTCGAAACCAGTCACCCCCTCGGTGGGCCGCCCTTCCGGCGGCTTCGTACAAGACTAACGCCTGCCGCAACGGGTTTCATCCCGAGCCCCGGGCCGGATTCACCGACTCGGACAAAGGCGACAGATCAGTCGTCCATGCCCTTGCCGCGCCGGCCGGCCACCCGGGCGATCTCCCGGTCGGCGTCCCGCTTGGCGAGGTCCTGCCGCTTGTCGTACGACTTCTTACCCTTGGCCAGGGCGATCTCCACCTTCGCCCAGCCGTCGGAGAAGTAGACCTGCAACGGCACCATGGTCAACCCGCCCTCGCGGGTCTTGCCGATCAGCCGGTCGATCTCCAGCCGGTTGAGCAGCAGCTTGCGGGTACGCCGGGGCTCGTGGTTGGTCCAGGTGCCCTGGGTGTACTCCGGAATGTGCATGCCGTGCAGGTAGAGCTCGCCGTTGCGCTCCTGGGCGAACGCGTCGACCAGGGAGGCCCGACCGGCCCGCAGCGACTTGACCTCGGTGCCGGTCAGCGCCATGCCCGCCTCGTACGTGTCGAGGATGGCGTAGTCGTGGCGCGCCTTCTTGTTGGAGGCGACCACCTTGCGACCCTTTTCCCGTGGCATCGGCGCCACCCCCTTTCCCGGTGAACCCACGACCGGTGCGACCGGCCGCGGGGCGGAGATCATGC comes from Micromonospora purpureochromogenes and encodes:
- a CDS encoding lytic polysaccharide monooxygenase auxiliary activity family 9 protein, which produces MTVRRVLAVLAAVAASVLPTATPAAAHGAPTSPLSRSAACGPEGPHAATPACRAAVRAGAAVREWDNIRVFGVNGRDRERIPDGELCSGGLSAYRGLDLPRTDWPATELTAGAKFTFRYRGTIPHKGTFRLYATRPGYDPQSALTWTDLSPRPFLTMTDPPLRNGSYQLAGRLPAGLTGRHLIYTVWQNSDTPDSYYSCSDVVFRDAERATPTAAASPAVAPRAASTAVPGFTAAPVPGDPGVPVASVTRLGGDSLRLVVGAAAAVTVLLAALVAMRLRRAGTVPTGRACDVRNHRAGRRRIW
- a CDS encoding GNAT family N-acetyltransferase — protein: MIEIETRVLSEGDWKMWRELRLAALAEAAYAFGSRLADWQGEGDREERWRGRLAIPGSYNIIGMLDGQPVGMASGVPTAQDGVVELISMYVAPVGRGRSVGDHLVRAVEQWARLVGAETLRLAVVEGNRNAWALYRRNGFRDTGELGDLMPDGVRREHIMAKALVA
- a CDS encoding CapA family protein, with translation MTRCADRPCRPAATSVGGGAASSAADREEPGVRLSVIRMLLVAALVASPTAAGAAREETIHDRLAGTVTSTAPAGARQVTILGSGDILVHPPTWQQAGADAVKAGRPGYDFDPIFAPIRPAVESADLAICHLEAPMGPGAPADFPRFRAPTDLGPAIRTAGYDTCSTASNHSFDQGEQGVYANLDALDAAGLKHTGTFRSSAAQATPTIYQVKGVKIGHLSWAAHFNGHPPPPDKPWLANRIDVPAIKKAAAATRKAGAQIIVLSVHWGTEMEHTPDRDQVRWANELIGDPDIDLIIGHHAHVVQPFEKVGGKWITYGVGNTLARHDFPKDANREGVLAKFTFTEQADRRWTVTRAEAIPIWLSLKPTIRVLDLARLPAVDRRRETYRAAIDRISGYLDARGGINDGLQIAR
- a CDS encoding YqgE/AlgH family protein, producing the protein MQEEGRAIGGRAMESMTGRLLVATPALKDPNFDRTVVLLVAHEAGGALGVVLNRATEVPVADVLGDWSDLARHPAVLFEGGPVQPDSAICLARMRHPMRRLKGFQQISGAVGTVDLSADPEKLRDGIGGIRVFAGYSGWGSGQLEQEIADGSWFVFDALPGDAFVDRPDDLWPMVLRRQGGMMAAVAHFPPDVALN
- a CDS encoding S-methyl-5'-thioadenosine phosphorylase; this translates as MGPTADIAVIGGSGLYALLDGATEHVVETPYGAPSDPITLAEVGGRPVAFLPRHGRDHRYPPHLIPYRANLWALRSLGVRQVVAPCAVGGLRPELGPGTFVVPDQLIDRTSGRAQTYYDRGAVHVPFGDPYCPVGRRTLLAAAAGRDVAAVDGGTVVVVEGPRFSTRAESRWYASMGGTVVNMTGHPEAVLARELALCYTSIALVTDLDAGVQAGESVTQEEVFRVFAENTDRLRGVLLDAVGALPTDRDCPCGHALDGIKTPFPLP
- the mdlC gene encoding benzoylformate decarboxylase, coding for MATVRDTTYELLRALGLTTVFGNPGSTEQPFLRDFPADFRYVHALQEASAVAMADGYAQATGRPAHVNLHTAPGTGNGMGNLVTAWHNRTPLIVSAGQQSREMLLTEPRLTSRAPTELPQPYVKWSYEPVRAQDVPAAFMRAYASAAQPPAGPVFLSLPLDDWDQPADPPPQVRTVATRFGPDPRRLREFAALLAASRSPVLVLGAAVDRAAAWPLAVAVAERLAAPVWSAPAPERATFPERHPHYRGVLPFAIAPLAEKLRGHDTVLVVGAPVFRYYPHVPGAHLPDGTRLLHVTDDPDEAARAPVGDSLLGDAGLTLAALLDVLPAADRPAPEPRPAVEPPEPADPPDADTLFAALAACWPTDGVLVQESPSNLAALRRRLPMVRPASYFTMASGGLGYGLPAAVGIALAERDTGRGRPVVAVIGDGSFHYSVQALWTAARLRLPVVVLVPVNRQYAILKSFAELKHTPGVPGLELPGLDITAIAQGYGCATRVVGTPDELPAALADALRAEGPTVLPAPISGELPRIL
- the smpB gene encoding SsrA-binding protein SmpB, which gives rise to MPREKGRKVVASNKKARHDYAILDTYEAGMALTGTEVKSLRAGRASLVDAFAQERNGELYLHGMHIPEYTQGTWTNHEPRRTRKLLLNRLEIDRLIGKTREGGLTMVPLQVYFSDGWAKVEIALAKGKKSYDKRQDLAKRDADREIARVAGRRGKGMDD